One Microtus pennsylvanicus isolate mMicPen1 chromosome 3, mMicPen1.hap1, whole genome shotgun sequence DNA window includes the following coding sequences:
- the S1pr2 gene encoding sphingosine 1-phosphate receptor 2, with the protein MGGLYSEYLNSEKVVEHYNYTKETLDMQETSSRKVASAFIILLCCAIVVENLLVLIAVARNSKLHSAMYLFLGNLAASDLLAGVAFVANTLLSGPVTLSLTPLQWFAREGSAFITLSASVFSLLAIAIERHVAIAKVKLYGSDKSCRMLMLIGASWLMSLILGGLPILGWNCLDHLEACSTVLPLYAKQYVLCVVTIFSVILLAIVALYVRIYFVVRSSHADIAGPQTLALLKTVTIVLGVFIICWLPAFSILLLDFTCPVRACPILYKAHYFFAFATLNSLLNPVIYTWCSRDLRREVLRPLQCWRRGKGVTGRRGGTPGHRLLPLRSSSSLERGLHMPTSPTFLEGNTVV; encoded by the coding sequence ATGGGTGGCTTATACTCAGAGTACCTCAATTCTGAGAAGGTTGTGGAACACTACAATTACACCAAAGAGACGCTGGACATGCAGGAGACATCCTCCCGCAAGGTGGCCTCGGCCTTCATCATCCTCCTCTGCTGTGCCATCGTGGTGGAGAACCTTCTGGTGCTGATTGCAGTGGCAAGGAACAGCAAGTTACACTCAGCAATGTACCTGTTTCTTGGCAACCTGGCAGCCTCCGACCTGCTGGCAGGTGTGGCCTTCGTGGCCAACACCTTGCTCTCGGGCCCTGTCACTCTGTCACTGACTCCTTTGCAGTGGTTCGCCCGAGAGGGTTCAGCCTTCATCACTCTCTCTGCCTCGGTCTTCAGCCTCCTGGCTATTGCCATCGAGAGACACGTGGCCATCGCCAAGGTCAAGCTTTACGGCAGTGACAAAAGCTGTCGAATGTTGATGCTCATTGGGGCCTCTTGGCTGATGTCGCTGATTCTGGGTGGCTTGCCCATCCTGGGCTGGAATTGTCTGGACCATCTGGAGGCCTGCTCCACTGTCCTGCCTCTCTATGCCAAGCAGTATGTGCTCTGTGTGGTCACCATCTTTTCGGTCATCTTATTGGCTATCGTGGCACTGTATGTTCGAATCTACTTTGTCGTCCGTTCCAGCCATGCCGATATTGCTGGTCCCCAGACACTGGCCCTGCTCAAGACGGTCACCATCGTACTAGGTGTTTTCATCATCTGCTGGCTCCCAGCCTTTAGCATCCTTCTTTTAGACTTCACCTGTCCCGTCCGGGCCTGTCCAATCCTCTACAAAGCccattatttttttgcctttgccACCCTCAACTCGCTACTCAACCCTGTCATCTATACGTGGTGTAGCCGGGACCTTCGGAGGGAGGTGCTGAGGCCCCTGCAGTGCTGGCGGCGGGGGAAGGGGGTGACAGGTCGTCGAGGTGGGACCCCAGGTCACCGGCTCCTGCCCCTCCGCAGCTCCAGCTCCCTGGAGAGGGGCTTGCACATGCCTACGTCACCCACGTTTCTGGAGGGCAACACAGTGGTCTGA